From the Thermanaerothrix sp. genome, one window contains:
- a CDS encoding GNAT family N-acetyltransferase, producing the protein MIIGEIRFCGVGDVPCLEDLDVMCGSPAWSRGLFLHHVASDGGGAVIGIFLKGKLRGFLVFELRGDEAWVMRLGVHRDFRRLGLGSQLMCAMEVMALAQGCVRAKLHVRSSNRDAMGFYSAMGFRRVDVVGGYYSDGEDGELWEAELPFGLEERL; encoded by the coding sequence TTGATAATAGGAGAGATCCGCTTTTGCGGGGTAGGGGACGTCCCCTGCCTGGAGGATCTGGATGTCATGTGCGGGTCCCCTGCGTGGAGCAGGGGACTCTTTCTTCATCACGTGGCCTCCGATGGGGGCGGTGCGGTGATAGGGATATTCCTGAAGGGAAAGCTCCGGGGGTTCCTTGTATTTGAGCTTCGGGGGGACGAAGCCTGGGTCATGAGGCTTGGGGTGCACAGGGACTTCAGGAGGCTTGGGCTGGGATCCCAGTTGATGTGCGCCATGGAGGTGATGGCCCTGGCCCAGGGGTGCGTGAGGGCCAAGCTCCACGTGCGTTCCTCCAACCGGGACGCCATGGGGTTCTACTCCGCCATGGGCTTCAGGCGGGTTGACGTGGTCGGAGGTTACTACTCCGACGGAGAGGACGGGGAGCTTTGGGAGGCGGAGCTGCCCTTCGGGCTGGAGGAACGCCTGTAG